One Aegilops tauschii subsp. strangulata cultivar AL8/78 chromosome 7, Aet v6.0, whole genome shotgun sequence genomic window carries:
- the LOC109742240 gene encoding uncharacterized protein produces the protein MQFLDELRAIRAACAGPWAVAGDFNLIVHAADKNNNMLNRRMMGHFRRLLNDLELKESCLIGQRYIWSNERRQPTLEKIDRWFSTADWDAGHPDHLLQALSSSISDHCPLLMATNVSFHRKARFHFQSFWPSIPGFHEVVAASWNSLPPKANPFVDLFLRLKVTTKALTKWSQSKVGNIKEQILLANEINCALIRQHTLCLPSLRLTEVDTSALEAPLTEEVIWNTIKSMQPDKAPGPDGFTTRFYQSCWPIIKEVVMKAVLAFDGVDGRGMERLNEAFIVLLPKKEGALDIKDFRPISLIHSFAKIVAKAMSAELAPLITKLVDQNQSAFIAGRSILDNFMLVQQSIRTLHRKRVPTIIFKINIAKAFHSVSWQFLLEVLAHRGFGPRSRQRIATLLSTASMQVLVNGTASESFWHGKGLRQGGPISPLLFIIVMDVLTTTFRKAEEAGLFASLRARDIHHRLSLYIGHAILLLSPLVAEMDAAKQLLECFGEATGLRCNFSKSSISTIRCQEEDIQELLALAGCSYHALPITYLGLHLSLRALIRSELQPLIDRIAAQLPTWKAGLLRRAGRLTLVNCRFSAMPIFHLMALDLPPWFFKCIDKLRRGFFWRGVEDAKGGCCLVAWHIVCSPKPYGGLGVLNLRLLNQAMRLRWLWLQKTVLDKPGSGLNVAVSVETARLGNAALRPAGRNLTVASALQGHTWVDAIRGTPAVPAITEFLLLWEEVRAVALSDSPDAFSWRLGTAGRYSSRDTYAFFFFGREFAPCFAEIWHSWAPLEIKIFSWLAVRERLWTADRLARRNLPHIRLCQLCCQHDEDTSHMLLGCSYSREVWYNMLLPMGLHRFTPDATSRLADWWPQLAKARTARLYKQTNTMVMATLRFIWLERNNRVFERKSSSPNSTIDLIRAELRLWTQARVESGHPFQIH, from the exons ATGCAATTCCTGGATGAGCTCCGCGCGATCCGTGCAGCCTGCGCCGGCCCTTGGGCGGTGGCGGGAGATTTCAATCTCATCGTCCACGCGGCGGACAAGAACAACAATATGCTAAACAGACGCATGATGGGCCATTTTCGCCGCCTCTTGAATGACTTGGAGCTCAAGGAATCATGTCTCATTGGGCAGAGATATATCTGGAGCAATGAGAGGCGTCAGCCCACGCTCGAGAAGATTGACCGCTGGTTCTCCACGGCGGACTGGGATGCGGGCCACCCAGATCACCTGCTGCAGGCGCTGTCATCGTCCATCTCAGATCACTGCCCACTGCTTATGGCCACCAATGTCTCCTTCCATCGCAAAGCTCGCTTCCACTTCCAAAGCTTTTGGCCATCCATCCCCGGCTTCCATGAAGTAGTGGCCGCGAGCTGGAACTCCCTCCCACCGAAGGCCAACCCTTTTGTTGACTTATTCCTGCGGCTGAAAGTCACCACCAAAGCGCTCACCAAATGGAGCCAGTCCAAAGTGGGCAACATCAAGGAGCAGATCCTGCTAGCGAATGAGATCAATTGTGCTTTGATCAG GCAGCACACGTTGTGCCTGCCATCGCTCAGGCTGACAGAAGTGGACACATCGGCGCTTGAGGCCCCGCTCACAGAAGAGGTGATCTGGAACACAATCAAAAGTATGCAGCCGGACAAGGCCCCAGGACCCGATGGGTTCACTACGAGATTCTATCAGTCCTGTTGGCCCATCATCAAGGAGGTGGTAATGAAGGCTGTGCTCGCATTTGACGGTGTCGATGGCAGAGGCATGGAAAGGTTGAATGAGGCATTCATCGTGCTACTGCCAAAGAAGGAGGGGGCACTAGACATCAAAGATTTCAGGCCGATTAGTCTTATCCACAGCTTTGCTAAGATTGTTGCGAAGGCCATGTCAGCGGAGCTCGCGCCACTGATCACGAAGCTGGTGGATCAAAACCAGAGCGCCTTCATTGCGGGCCGATCTATTCTCGACAACTTCATGTTGGTGCAGCAATCTATCCGCACACTCCATCGCAAGCGGGTGCCGACCATCATCTTCAAGATCAATATTGCTAAAGCATTCCATAGCGTCTCATGGCAATTCCTCCTGGAAGTATTGGCTCATCGAGGTTTTGGCCCTCGGTCGAGACAGAGAATCGCCACTCTCCTCTCAACGGCAAGCATGCAGGTTCTCGTCAATGGGACGGCCAGCGAGAGCTTCTGGCACGGGAAGGGGCTGCGGCAAGGGGGTCCCATCTCCCCCTTGCTCTTTATCATCGTCATGGACGTCCTCACGACGACATTCAGGAAGGCGGAGGAGGCGGGCCTCTTTGCCTCGCTTCGCGCTCGCGACATTCATCATCGCCTATCTTTGTACATTGGCCACGCCATCCTGCTGCTCAGTCCGCTGGTGGCCGAGATGGACGCGGCCAAGCAGCTTCTTGAGTGCTTTGGAGAGGCCACGGGGTTGCGGTGCAACTTCTCAAAAAGCTCTATCTCCACGATCCGCTGCCAGGAGGAGGACATTCAGGAGCTTCTCGCCCTGGCCGGCTGCAGCTACCATGCACTGCCTATCACCTACCTCGGCCTCCATCTATCCCTTCGGGCCCTTATCCGATCGGAGTTGCAACCCCTCATAGATCGGATCGCGGCGCAGCTGCCAACATGGAAAGCGGGCCTTCTTCGTCGGGCAGGCAGACTCACGCTCGTAAATTGCAGGTTCTCGGCGATGCCAATCTTCCACCTAATGGCCCTCGACCTGCCGCCATGGTTCTTCAAGTGCATCGACAAGCTGCGCAGAGGCTTCTTCTGGCGTGGGGTGGAGGATGCAAAGGGGGGTTGTTGCCTCGTGGCCTGGCATATCGTCTGCTCGCCTAAACCTTATGGTGGCTTGGGTGTTCTCAACCTGAGGCTGCTAAACCAGGCGATGCGCTTGCGCTGGCTATGGCTGCAGAAGACGGTCTTGGACAAGCCCGGGAGCGGCCTGAACGTCGCCGTCTCGGTGGAGACCGCAAGGCTGGGCAACGCGGCGCTTCG GCCTGCGGGCCGTAACCTGACGGTGGCCAGCGCGCTGCAAGGGCACACGTGGGTGGACGCGATCCGTGGTACGCCGGCGGTTCCGGCAATCACTGAATTCCTTCTGCTCTGGGAGGAGGTGCGGGCGGTGGCTCTTTCTGACTCTCCTGATGCCTTCTCCTGGCGACTGGGCACGGCTGGACGGTACTCCTCCCGCGACACTTacgccttcttcttcttcgggaggGAGTTCGCGCCCTGCTTCGCGGAGATCTGGCACTCTTGGGCTCCCCTGGAGATAAAAATCTTCTCCTGGCTGGCGGTGCGCGAGAGGCTATGGACGGCTGATAGACTCGCCCGGCGGAATCTGCCGCACATTCGGTTATGCCAATTATGCTGCCAGCATGACGAAGACACCTCGCACATGCTCCTGGGCTGCTCGTACTCGCGCGAGGTTTGGTACAATATGCTGCTGCCTATGGGTCTTCATCGCTTCACCCCGGACGCCACGAGCAGGCTAGCGGACTGGTGGCCACAACTGGCGAAGGCTCGCACGGCCAGGCTTTACAAGCAGACGAACACCATGGTCATGGCCACACTCCGATTCATCTGGCTCGAACGCAACAACCGAGTCTTCGAGCGCAAGAGCTCTTCACCGAACTCAACTATAGATCTCATTAGAGCCGAGCTCCGCCTGTGGACTCAGGCTAGGGTAGAGAGCGGCCATCCCTTCCAAATCCACTAG
- the LOC109742254 gene encoding uncharacterized protein has product MDQGQGVTVTESLVTEMAQRLRTPAPEVDASVVCLISWAGSDGFDRRDYEPANVRIGPFHRDPSHPTENEKKDALHRLLPQDDEQGRAEDLNHYLHQMARVVPRARGCYSRWFSTIDTEEFKCMLLVDGCFLHSRFVPSRAAPAPVNDDITVDRDTVFLLENQLPFFVLVEVQRLIRADAEDSYSVVVDNVLGRIQALVRLNEYSAVTVPRPTTPPCHLLHLLYMYFRPTALPLNDAPAPAIRRTRSAVAAAPPPSSQPAQIPLLPLGNNQGAAANGNGAANEVIPPPPPGAPVCQTRWRAATYYHTAGVRFMARKVGSGDGEARSILDVERRGDWLHIPILAVDNNTFRMLRNMVALEQNSPQLRSSHVTAYCLFMSQLASTKEDVELLVAKGIIVHLLHSADDVAANLAGLCDGVVLDAYDRDLCYLRAEHAALEEVCRDGWKKSKAWLRHTKCNNYLMGLAGLAGAGLFFCTVEQSVFAALSYFQEKK; this is encoded by the exons ATGGATCAAG GCCAGGGTGTCACCGTCACCGAGTCCCTGGTGACAGAGATGGCCCAGAGGCTAAGAACTCCTGCGCCCGAGGTGGACGCTTCCGTCGTCTGCCTCATCTCCTGGGCCGGCAGCGACGGCTTCGACCGCCGGGACTACGAACCGGCCAACGTGCGCATCGGCCCGTTCCACCGGGATCCTTCTCACCCGACGGAGAACGAGAAGAAGGACGCGCTCCACCGCTTGCTCCCGCAAGACGACGAGCAAGGGCGTGCAGAGGATCTGAACCATTACCTGCACCAGATGGCTCGCGTCGTGCCCCGTGCGAGGGGGTGCTACAGCCGATGGTTCAGCACGATCGACACGGAGGAGTTCAAGTGCATGCTGCTGGTGGACGGATGCTTCCTGCACTCGCGCTTCGTCCCCAGCAGAGCAGCACCAGCGCCCGTCAACGACGACATCACGGTCGACCGCGACACCGTCTTCCTCCTCGAGAACCAGCTGCCCTTCTTCGTCCTGGTGGAGGTCCAGAGGCTGATCAGGGCTGATGCCGAGGATAGCTATTCCGTTGTCGTCGACAACGTCCTAGGGCGCATCCAAGCGCTGGTTCGGCTTAACGAGTACAGCGCCGTCACGGTGCCCCGCCCCACCACTCCTCCTTGCCACCTTCTTCACCTGCTCTACATGTACTTCCGGCCTACAGCCCTGCCCCTGAACGACGCCCCGGCTCCGGCTATTCGTCGGACGAGGAGTGCCGTTGCTGCTGCGCCTCCACCTTCGTCGCAGCCGGCTCAGATCCCGCTGCTTCCTCTCGGCAACAACCAGGGCGCCGCTGCTAATGGAAACGGCGCAGCCAATGAGGTCATCCCCCCACCACCACCTGGGGCCCCCGTGTGCCAGACGCGTTGGCGCGCGGCGACGTACTACCACACAGCCGGCGTGAGGTTCATGGCGCGGAAGGTTGgcagcggcgacggcgaggcgcgaTCCATCCTGGACGTGGAGCGGAGAGGAGACTGGCTCCACATCCCTATTCTGGCGGTCGACAATAACACGTTCCGGATGCTGCGCAACATGGTGGCGCTGGAGCAGAACAGCCCGCAGCTTCGCAGCTCCCACGTCACGGCCTACTGCCTCTTCATGTCGCAGCTGGCCAGCACCAAGGAAGACGTGGAGCTCCTCGTCGCCAAGGGGATCATCGTGCACCTGCTCCACAGCGCCGACGATGTCGCGGCGAACCTGGCCGGGCTCTGCGACGGAGTTGTCCTCGACGCGTACGACCGGGACTTGTGCTACCTCAGGGCGGAGCATGCGGCGCTCGAGGAGGTCTGCCGAGACGGCTGGAAGAAGTCCAAGGCGTGGCTGCGGCACACCAAGTGCAACAACTATTTGATGGGGCTGGCCGGCCTCGCGGGTGCCGGCCTCTTCTTTTGCACGGTGGAGCAATCGGTCTTTGCTGCGCTAAGCTATTTTCAAGAGAAAAAATAA